AGATGTAGAAAAGCATATTGTGAGGGAAACTTGCTACACCGCCTCTACTTGGCAAGATGACTACCACGTCCACTTAGGTGCTGTCTTTAACTTAAGTCATAACTGGAGTCAACTCGGTCCGTTTCGTCCACCGATTCGCTCAGATAGTATCCGCAGATTGTATTGGATTGGTGGTGCCGTTCATCCTGGTAGCGGGCTGTTAACAATTTTTGAGGCTGCACGCAGTGCCACAGTGTTGATTGGAGAGGATTTAGCGATGCTTTCCCTTACAGAGAGTAGGCTGTGACAAAATCATTTAGTTAGTAAAAAATGCTATAAAGCTCCATTTTGCATCGGAAGGCGAACCTCAAAGCTAAAACTAGTAGACCACCACGCTGATTTTGACAAGCGGAATGAGATTGGAGAAACTAAAGAAAAACCAGAAACTCCAATGCCAGAAAAATTCATTGTCAACCTCAATACAGAAGAACGAGAATACTTGCATCAATTAACGCATAAGGGTAAATGTCCAGCTCGTGTGTTCAAGCGAGCACATATCCTGTTGCTTGCCGATGAAGGACATGCTGATGAAACAATTGCTCAAATGCTACATGTGGGAGAATCAACGGTACATCGGACTCGTCAAAAGTGTGTAGATGGTGGAGTTACTAACCAGAGCATTAAATAGTGAACAGTCTAGGCAGCTGCATAAGCAACGTGTTTCTCGTGGAAGAAGTTTTGCACAACGTTAGGGTGACGTTGTGTGCTACGTAAATAGCTACGGATGTTGTTAATCATCTGTGTTTGATTTCTGGGACGTTGCCGCCCAACAGCATTGGCTTTAACATCATGGTTGAGTAGCTCATTTGGGTTTAGTTCAGGGCTATAAGAAGGCAAGAAAAACAGGCGGATGCGAGCGGCATGACGCTCAACCCAGCTTTTAACTACGTGAGAGCGATGCACAGGATGACTATCTACAATCAGAAACACCTTTTGGTCACACTGACGAATCAAACGCCGCAGGAAATCAAGCATGAGCGCGGCATCAAACCGTTGTGTGAATAACTTGAAGTACAGCTTGCCACGATTGGTAATTGTTGAAATCATATTGCAGCTAAAGCGCTTACCTGTCCCTAACACAACTGGCGTTTGTCCAGTTCGTCCATAGGAACGTCCTGCTTGATAATCCGAGCGGACTCCCATTTCGTCTCCCCAGTGAATTTGTGCTTTTTCTTGATGGGCTTTACGACAAATCTGGGGATACTCAGTTTCTAACCAGTACTGCACTGCCTTGCGATCCTGTTCGTATGCCCGACGCAGCGGTTTTTGTGGTGTAAAACCCCATTTCTTGAGATAACGCCCTATTGTCCACACTGACACCGATAGCTCATACCGTTGAGCCAAAAACTGTTGCACTGCTTCGCGTGTCCATAAGTAAAATGGTAATCCTAAAGCGTCTGGACACTTTTGCTCCATTAACCTCACTGCTGTTGCCGCTTGATGGGGGAGCAGACGTGAGCTAGCACGAGGACCACGCTTTCTTGCTTTCAACGATGTCGCACCGCTGGAAGCTACCACTTTTGTCCAGTTATGCACTGCTGTACGCGAAACGTTGAAAACACGCGCTGCTTCTGATTTACTCATACCGCTCTCGACTGCATTTACCACTCGGTAGCGAAGTGCTTCTTGAGCTTTGGCTGACAGATGGCGAGCGTCTTTGAGTTTCATGGCAGACTCCGGACGTGGCTACAGCTACTATGTTAACTAATCTATGCTCTGGTTAGTAAGTTTGCCTTGAGCGAGCAACCTCGTCCAGGCGGAAAACGTAAATTGGATGGACGCGCAGAAGCTTTTCTGATAGCAACGGCTTGTAGTGATGCGCCGACAGGACAGAAACGATGGACGATGCAGATGTTAGCAGATCGCCTCGTGGAACTACAGCTAGTGGACAGCATCTCAGACGAGACGGTACGACGAGTGTTAGAAAAAACGACATCAAGCCGTGGTTAAACCAACAGTGGTGCATTTCACAGGTGAATGCAGATTTTATCTGGCGGATGGAGGAGGTTTTAGACTTGTACGAGCAACCCTACAATCCATGTGAGCCGGTGGTTTGCTTTGATGAGCGCCCCGTGCAACTAGTGAGCGAAACCCGCACCCCACTTCCTCGAGAACCAGGAAAACCAAAGCGTTATGACTATGAGTACAAGCGTGAAGGCACGTGCAATCTATTTGCCTTTTTTCAACCGTTAGCACAGTGGCGACATATCAAAGTGACTGACCAACGCACTGCACAAGATTTTGCCTTGTGTATGCAGTATTTGGTGGATGTCTTATTCCCATTTGCACACCTAATTCATGTTGTGTTGGACAACTTGAACACCCATACGCCCGCTGCTTTGTATCAAACCTTTGACGCGGTTGAAGCTCGTCGTATTCTCGAGAAGTTACAGTTTCACTACACTCCAGTTCATGGCAGTTGGTTAAATATGGTCGAACTGGAACTATCGGTTTTATCTGGTCAATGTTTAGAGCGTCGCATTCCGTCCACTGAAGAACTGTCTAGAGAAGTCGCAGCATGGGAAGCATCTCGTAATCAGGCTCAAGCAAGCGTGAACTGGCGTTTCACTAACACTCAAGCACGAATCAAGCTAGAACGTTTGTATCCTCAACCAAGCCTGTCAGAATCTAGCCTGTCAAAATTGTAGTGGTGGTCTACTAGAGTAGGCTTTTATGAATTTAATCTGGCTTCTCTCTCAACTTAGCCCATGACTGCTTCCTTACCTAAGCTTTTCCGACCATGCGGTTCAAAATTCGGTAGTGTTATCGATTGGTTGTGAGGCTGGTAAAAAGTCTAGAAAGCTGAACCAGTCTAGTGCTCAATTCCTGAAAAACTTTTCCCTTGGGTGTGAGGCGCAAGAGTTTTGATCGCTTGTGAGCTGGATTATTCACTAGTTCAATCACCCGAGATTTCAGCATTTCATTCGCAAGCTTCTGAATACTCTGGCGGGGTGAGGAGGGAGGAGGAAATTACTTAATGGCTCTCAACCCTAGAAGGGGGTTGACTAACTGAAGAGTCCATGATAAGTTCTTCGTAAGCTAGATTAAATGTAAGTCAGCCTAATCCAGTTCTTTTGTTAGAAAAATTTGGGAAAAGATACTGGAGCGGAGGAACCAACTTAGGGGCTTATCTCTAACTACATCTCTGCCGATAGCAGCGATCAAAAGAGAGGGACATCTCTCAGTCCTAGCCCGTCAGCTAACTTCGCAGGCATTGAGAGGAGACTGAAGAGTCAGCATCCTTAATGTTAGATCTCATCAGTGTCCTTGGCTGGTATATGTTCGCTTCATCGTACCTGCTCTAAACTCTGAGAAGAAGTAAATGTTACTTCAACTTATGGCGTTTCGAGGCAGGCAAGTTAGCTAGCCATAAGGAGAAACAACGAATGCTTTTGCCACAAAAAAGTCACATTACCTTAGTTTCCGTAATCTTTGCGCCAAAATCCTTGCTCAAGCCATACCCGCATCTGGGAAAAAAACTCAGATAGGAGCTTGACTTGTATCTGTTTGTTGATTGAGCTAAAAAATTAAACAGGAATTAGAACCATGCTTAGAGTTGGAGATGTTGTGCTGCATCAGAAAACTGGACAGTCTGGCATAGTTATTGGTTATGGACATCAGATCTTGGATGGCGTTTATCTGCCAACACTGATAGTCCAATTAACTGAGAAAGGGCAAAGCCAGAAAAGATTTGTAGAAGATTTGTCCTCGGAGTGGATGCTGCTAGAGAGAGAGCAATACTCTCGAATTGCTTGAGTCAAGAAGCTGGGAGGCTAATTATAGTTCGGCGCTCCCAGCTAGGAATTAAGTTGTAGGTTCTTCACCTTCTACATACATAGGCGGTTCTATCGCAAAATTGTCTAACCTGCCAGATTCATCAATTACATAGCCATCTGTAGTGGTAAAACCCTCACCTTCCTCTTCTTCTTGCTGTTCAAACGCTTCAAGCTGATGTTTACTTTGCTCTGTGGGGGTATTAGCTGGAATTATAGCATCCGGGGGATTTACTGCCGTTGTTTGTGCCATTTGAACTGCTGAGTGATTATCCCCTGGAGCACCTCTTCCAGGCTCAGCTTCCCTTGGATCTTCTGGCAAAACTTGATTTGGATCGTTGTTCATAATTGAGTATCCTCTTTCTAGCTCTTAAGTAGAGTGCAGTGTGTCGCTCCCAGTCTCTAAGGAGTACGGGCTGTTCGGCTGTAATGTATTTGAGTTGTTAAGAAACTATCTCGTTTTGGATCGAGCTTGTCTCTTTCGTGGGGATTAAATTGTGCAGACACGAGGAAGAGATTTGGATTGGCATCAAACCTCATTGCGGGGGAGTAACCCGCCAAAAACTGCTGCAACTCCTAATGCTGCAACTGCCAAAGCTCCCCACTTCACAGATGGGTTCATCTCTATCCAGTCAGTGACAGTTGGTATTGTCAAATGGCTAAAATCTCCCTCAATACGGTCATTTTCTGGAATAGGCTCGTAGAGATTGTCTGGCGCGTCTTCGGATTTTTGCTCACTAGTGCGCTGTAAGGGAAAGCCAACGAGCAGCAAAATGCTATCCACTAGTGACGGCGAGAGCCGCTGCAACACATCCAACACTCTGCCAACATCTCCAACGATGAAGTCCCGCGTTGGGTGTTCAGCAACATAGAGGATGGCATCGGCAACAACGCTCGGCTGGTAGTAGGGTGGTATCCCCGTCGGCTTCACGCCTAACTTCGTGCGACCGTTATTGTAGAAGGGTGTGTTGATCACTGCTGGCTTTATACTCGTTACGCTAACGGGTATTCCCTCATGTTGCAGCTCGACACGCAGAGATTCAAGAAATCCCTCTACACCATGCTTCGCTGCGGAGTAGGAACTTTGGTAAGGTAGAGCTCGCCTGCCTTCCATTGAGGAAACGTGAATTAGTGCCCCGCGCCCCTCGCGTTTAAGATGGGGTAGTGCTGCCATTGCACCATATACTTGCCCCATTAGGCTAACGTCAATTACACGCTTAAACTCTTCCGGTGTTGTCTGATCGAAAGTGGCAAAGACGGCAGTGGCGGAGGCATGTACCCAGGTGTCGAGTCGTCCGTACACCTCAACTGTTTTGTCTGCGATCGCCTTTACCTGCTCAAAATTGCTTACATCTGCAACTATATAGGTTGCCTCGCCGCCATAACCTCGGATTTCGTCTACCAAGGAAGCTAGCCCTGATTCACTACGAGCAGATACAACTACTTTTGCCCCTTGTTTGGCAAATTTGAGGGCTGTCTCACGCCCGATTC
This window of the Chroococcidiopsis sp. CCMEE 29 genome carries:
- a CDS encoding IS630 family transposase, with amino-acid sequence MKLKDARHLSAKAQEALRYRVVNAVESGMSKSEAARVFNVSRTAVHNWTKVVASSGATSLKARKRGPRASSRLLPHQAATAVRLMEQKCPDALGLPFYLWTREAVQQFLAQRYELSVSVWTIGRYLKKWGFTPQKPLRRAYEQDRKAVQYWLETEYPQICRKAHQEKAQIHWGDEMGVRSDYQAGRSYGRTGQTPVVLGTGKRFSCNMISTITNRGKLYFKLFTQRFDAALMLDFLRRLIRQCDQKVFLIVDSHPVHRSHVVKSWVERHAARIRLFFLPSYSPELNPNELLNHDVKANAVGRQRPRNQTQMINNIRSYLRSTQRHPNVVQNFFHEKHVAYAAA
- a CDS encoding SDR family oxidoreductase, whose product is MSQLKPINQQVVAVVGASSGIGRETALKFAKQGAKVVVSARSESGLASLVDEIRGYGGEATYIVADVSNFEQVKAIADKTVEVYGRLDTWVHASATAVFATFDQTTPEEFKRVIDVSLMGQVYGAMAALPHLKREGRGALIHVSSMEGRRALPYQSSYSAAKHGVEGFLESLRVELQHEGIPVSVTSIKPAVINTPFYNNGRTKLGVKPTGIPPYYQPSVVADAILYVAEHPTRDFIVGDVGRVLDVLQRLSPSLVDSILLLVGFPLQRTSEQKSEDAPDNLYEPIPENDRIEGDFSHLTIPTVTDWIEMNPSVKWGALAVAALGVAAVFGGLLPRNEV